The following coding sequences lie in one Danio rerio strain Tuebingen ecotype United States chromosome 3, GRCz12tu, whole genome shotgun sequence genomic window:
- the slc25a19 gene encoding mitochondrial thiamine pyrophosphate carrier (The RefSeq protein has 3 substitutions compared to this genomic sequence) — MVGYDPNSPSVSLAPEEAALAGSAAGIVTRALISPLDVVKIRFQLQIEKVSWRSRQGKYWGLWQATRCILTEEGLPAFWKGHIPAQLLSVCYGAVQFASFEVLTELVHKKTPYNSQTAGVHFICGGLAACSATVACQPLDTLRTRFAAQGEPKIYRNLRHAIGTMLRSGGPFTFYRGLTPTLVAVFPYAGLQFFFYNILKKLLEHQDTKSKAGLHSLISGSCAGVISKTLTYPFDLIKKRLQVGGFEEARLKFGEVRTYHGFVDCVLRIGREEGPRGFFKGLSPSLLKAALSTGFTFFWYEFFISAIVSLKSR, encoded by the exons ATGGTGGGATATGACCCAAACTCCCCCAGTGTGTCTCTGGCCCCAGAGGAAGCAGCTCTGGCGGGGTCAGCGGCGGGCATCGTCACCCGGGCCCTCATCAGCCCTCTTGATGTTGTCAAAATCAGGTTTCAG CTCCAGATCGAGAAGGTGTCATGGCGGAGTCGTCAGGGAAAGTACTGGGGTTTGTGGCAAGCCACCCGCTGTATTCTGACTGAAGAGGGCCTTCCTGCTTTTTGGAAAGGTCACATTCCTGCCCAGCTGCTGTCTGTGTGTTATGGGGCAGTTCAG TTTGCGAGTTTTGAAGTTCTGACGGAGCTGGTCCATAAGAAAACCCCCTACAACAGCCAGACAGCAGGAGTTCATTTCATCTGTGGCGGTTTGGCTGCTTGCTCTGCCACTGTGGCCTGCCAGCCGCTGGATACCCTTCGCACACGCTTTGCTGCCCAGGGCGAACCCAAG ATTTATCGCAACCTCAGGCATGCCATTGGCACCATGTTGCGCTCTGAGGGGCCCTTCACTTTTTACAGGGGCCTTACACCCACCCTCGTGGCCGTGTTTCCATACGCTGGCCTGcagtttttcttttataatattCTGAAGAAACTTCTGGAGCTACAGGACACCAAATCTAAAG CGGGTCTTCACAGTCTGATCAGTGGTAGTTGTGCTGGAGTCATCAGTAAAACTCTCACGTATCCTTTCGACCTGATTAAAAAGAGACTTCAAGTGGGTGGATTCGAAGAGGCCAGGCTGAAGTTTGGAGAG GTGCGCACATATCATGGATTTGTGGATTGTGTGTTGCGGATCGGCCGAGAGGAAGGACCCCGGGGGTTCTTCAAGGGCCTTTCTCCTAGTCTCCTCAAGGCTGCTTTATCCACCGGCTTCACTTTCTTCTGGTACGAGTTCTTCATATCTGCCATCGTCACCCTCAAGAGCAGGTAA